A single genomic interval of uncultured Desulfobulbus sp. harbors:
- a CDS encoding efflux RND transporter permease subunit: MIGVSDLFIRRPVMTVLIMLSILLAGLIGYRQLAVSDLPNVDFPTIVVYANLPGASPETMASTVATVLEKQFATISGIDSMSSVSSTGSTQITLQFSLERNIDAAAQDVQTAISLAARRLPDDMPSPPSFRKTNPAVDPILYLSLNSPILPLSLLDQYGEIMSQRISMINGVAQVTLRGSRKYAVRVQLDPGKLKGYDLDPAEVSQAISAQNANLPMGQLVGPHRNLTLQASGELKVAEQYKDVTVAVRNNRPIKLADIANVIDSVEDDQSGAWFFTPTTSAQSIFLAIEKQPGMNTIAVADAVKSLLPQLTEGLPASIRLDVLRDGSTSIKASVEDIQFTLLLTLVLVVLVIFLFIRNLGATVIPSLSLPMSLVGTFAVMYLLGYSLNNMSLMALTLSVGFVVDDSIVVLENIVRHMEMGKPRLQAAIDGAREVGFTIISMTLSLVAIFIPLLFLTGVMGRLFREFSVTIGVSVLISGVISLSLAPMLCSRFLRENHLRPSGRLFEVTEAGYSWMVDRYDRSLQKVLRYRRTTMLFSLAVLALTVYLFVVIPKGFIPAEDRSFIVASIKTDQGISWANLVEHMEKLAEITRKNENIDRFMVSTSSGGRLIIILKPRSERPLSADEVIEELRPQLNSVPGIRTMLVNPLPVTIGGRRSRSLYQITFGGADNEQLYTLSRKMEQMMLDIPGLVDVSSDLQVDNPELYVDIDRDRALLLGISPERIENTLYSAYGNRDISTIFAANDQYSVILEFEKRFQVDAGSLDFLHIRSSQGPLVPLSTVASLHERLGPLSINHSGQLPSVTISFNIKPGFALSQVLADVQHHADELVPSGITASFQGNAQQFQDAQANMGWLLVLAIVVIYIVLGILYESFIHPLTILTALPFAGFGALITLMAFKVELSVYAFVGIIMLVGLVKKNGIMMIDFAIAAQAEGKDAVTAIHQACVIRFRPIMMTTVSALMAGIPIAVGYGAGAESRQPLGLAIVGGLLFSQSLTLYVTPVFYLYMENVQQWLTNDKGRTH, from the coding sequence ATGATCGGCGTATCCGACCTCTTTATCCGTCGGCCGGTCATGACCGTGCTGATCATGTTGAGCATTCTCCTTGCCGGTTTGATCGGCTACAGGCAGTTGGCGGTTTCCGACCTGCCCAATGTCGATTTTCCCACCATCGTGGTCTATGCCAACCTGCCCGGCGCCAGTCCGGAGACCATGGCATCGACTGTGGCCACGGTGCTGGAAAAGCAATTTGCCACCATCAGCGGCATCGACTCGATGAGTTCGGTCAGCAGTACCGGCTCCACCCAAATCACGCTCCAATTTTCCCTGGAGCGCAATATCGATGCCGCTGCCCAGGATGTCCAGACCGCCATATCCCTGGCAGCCCGCCGCCTGCCCGATGACATGCCCTCGCCGCCATCTTTTCGCAAGACCAACCCGGCGGTCGACCCGATTCTCTATCTCTCCCTCAACAGTCCAATCCTGCCGCTCTCCCTGCTGGACCAGTACGGCGAGATCATGAGCCAACGGATCTCGATGATCAACGGTGTGGCTCAGGTGACCCTGCGCGGCTCCCGCAAATATGCGGTTCGGGTCCAATTGGATCCTGGCAAACTCAAGGGCTATGATCTTGACCCGGCAGAAGTCTCGCAAGCAATCAGTGCACAGAATGCCAACCTGCCCATGGGCCAGTTGGTGGGACCGCACCGCAATCTCACCCTCCAGGCCAGCGGCGAGCTCAAGGTGGCCGAACAGTACAAAGATGTGACCGTGGCGGTACGTAACAACCGGCCTATCAAACTTGCCGACATCGCAAACGTCATCGACAGCGTTGAGGATGATCAGTCTGGTGCCTGGTTCTTCACCCCCACCACCTCGGCCCAGTCCATCTTTCTCGCCATTGAAAAACAGCCGGGCATGAACACCATCGCGGTGGCGGATGCGGTCAAATCGCTTCTTCCCCAACTGACCGAGGGACTCCCCGCATCCATCCGCCTCGACGTGCTTCGCGACGGCAGCACCTCGATCAAGGCCTCGGTAGAAGATATTCAGTTCACCCTGCTGCTGACCCTTGTCCTGGTGGTTCTGGTTATCTTTCTCTTTATCCGCAACCTTGGCGCCACGGTCATTCCCAGCCTCTCTCTGCCCATGTCGCTGGTCGGCACCTTTGCGGTCATGTACCTGCTCGGCTACAGCCTCAACAACATGTCCCTGATGGCGCTCACGCTTTCGGTGGGTTTTGTGGTCGACGACTCGATCGTGGTCCTGGAAAACATCGTCCGTCACATGGAAATGGGGAAACCCCGGCTGCAGGCGGCCATTGACGGTGCACGCGAAGTGGGCTTCACCATCATCTCCATGACCCTTTCGCTGGTGGCGATCTTCATTCCCCTGCTCTTTCTCACCGGCGTCATGGGCCGCCTCTTCCGTGAATTTTCCGTGACCATCGGTGTATCGGTGTTGATTAGCGGCGTGATCAGCCTGAGCCTGGCGCCGATGCTCTGCAGCCGTTTTCTGCGCGAAAATCACCTCCGCCCCTCGGGCCGACTGTTTGAGGTGACCGAGGCCGGATACAGCTGGATGGTTGACCGCTACGACCGCTCCCTGCAGAAGGTGTTGCGATACCGCCGCACGACCATGCTTTTTTCCCTGGCGGTGCTCGCTCTGACCGTCTATCTGTTTGTTGTCATTCCCAAGGGATTTATTCCGGCCGAGGACCGATCGTTCATAGTCGCCTCGATCAAGACCGACCAGGGTATCTCCTGGGCAAACCTTGTCGAACACATGGAAAAGCTGGCCGAAATCACCAGAAAAAATGAAAATATCGACCGCTTCATGGTCAGCACCAGCTCCGGCGGACGACTGATCATCATCCTCAAACCACGTTCCGAACGACCATTGAGCGCCGATGAGGTCATCGAGGAACTGCGGCCCCAGCTCAATTCCGTCCCCGGCATCCGTACCATGCTGGTCAATCCCTTGCCGGTCACCATTGGCGGACGCCGTTCACGCAGTCTCTACCAGATTACCTTTGGCGGAGCCGACAACGAACAACTCTACACCCTTTCACGGAAGATGGAGCAGATGATGCTCGATATCCCCGGCCTGGTGGATGTATCAAGCGACCTGCAGGTGGACAATCCCGAACTGTACGTGGATATTGACCGTGATCGGGCCTTGCTTTTGGGAATATCACCGGAGCGGATCGAGAACACCCTCTACAGTGCCTACGGCAACCGCGATATTTCCACCATATTTGCCGCCAATGACCAGTACAGCGTCATCCTTGAGTTTGAAAAACGATTCCAGGTGGATGCCGGATCCCTTGATTTTCTGCACATTCGTTCCAGCCAAGGACCGCTGGTTCCGCTGTCTACCGTAGCCAGTCTCCATGAACGTTTAGGGCCGCTTTCCATCAACCATTCCGGTCAGCTGCCTTCGGTGACCATTTCCTTTAACATCAAGCCGGGATTTGCCCTCAGCCAAGTGCTGGCTGATGTGCAGCACCATGCCGATGAGTTGGTCCCTTCAGGAATCACTGCCTCCTTTCAGGGCAATGCCCAACAGTTTCAAGATGCCCAGGCAAACATGGGATGGCTGCTGGTTCTGGCGATCGTGGTCATCTATATCGTGCTCGGCATCCTCTATGAAAGTTTCATCCATCCGCTGACCATCCTCACCGCCCTTCCCTTTGCCGGATTCGGGGCGCTTATTACCCTGATGGCCTTCAAGGTCGAGCTTTCCGTCTACGCCTTTGTCGGCATTATCATGCTGGTTGGCCTGGTCAAAAAAAACGGCATCATGATGATCGACTTTGCCATTGCCGCCCAGGCAGAGGGCAAGGACGCGGTCACGGCCATCCACCAGGCCTGCGTCATTCGCTTTCGCCCGATCATGATGACCACCGTCTCGGCACTCATGGCCGGCATCCCCATAGCCGTCGGTTACGGGGCCGGTGCTGAATCGCGGCAGCCTCTCGGCCTGGCCATCGTCGGCGGTCTGCTCTTTTCCCAGAGCCTGACCCTATACGTCACCCCGGTTTTTTACCTCTACATGGAGAATGTGCAGCAGTGGCTGACAAACGACAAAGGCCGGACTCACTGA
- a CDS encoding efflux RND transporter permease subunit: protein MARFFIDRPIFAWVIAIVIMLAGALSILRLPIAQYPEIAPPSVQITAKYPGAAAKTIEDSVTQIIEQNMNGLDNLLYMNSQSSSSGTVTVTLTFEAGTDPDIAQVQVQNKLQQATSLLPQEVQQEGVQVTKSNSTFLMIVGLISEDGTMDKNDLSDFMVSTLRDPLSRTPGVGSIRVFGSQYAMRIWLDPHKLNSYQLTPTDVSTAIEAQNNQVAVGDLGGVPNVAGQQVTASMMAQTKMSSPEQFAKILLKVNNDGSQIRLSDVARVEIGGESYDSQTTFNGKQAAGMAIMLGTGANALDTAEAVREKLTNLKPYFPSGVSVVYPYDTTTFIQISIEEVVHTLIEAIVLVFFVMYLFLQNFRATLIPTIAVPVVLLGTFGVMSVFGFSINTLTMFGLVLAIGLLVDDAIVVVENVERIMAEEGLSPLEATRKSMDQITGALIGIALVLSAVFVPMAFFGGSTGAIYRQFSLTIVSAMVLSVLVALILTPALCATILKPVDKDHHAEKKGFFGWFNRSFERSADGYRNTVAYVLKRTGRFALIYMLLIGGMVFLFTKLPTSFLPEEDQGVFLTMVQLPTGATLSRTQGILNQVREHYLVDEKENVKSAFTVAGFSFAGTGQNMGMVFAQLRDWSERKRDDQTVFAVIHRGMMAFAGIKEAMVFPFNLPAITSLGSSTGFDFYLQDRAGLGHEKLIEARNMFLGLAAQNPSLVRVRPNGMEDTPQYNVDIDFEKAMALGVTVSDINTTLSTAWGSSYVNDFVHQGRVKKVYVQADAPYRMKPEDLNLWYVRNGSGDMVPFTTFSSGHWSYGSPRLERFNGNSAVEIVGEAAPGKSSGDAMKIIGELVGKLPAGIGYEWTGASFQEQQAGAQAPALYTISILVVFLCLAALYESWSVPFSVILAVPLGVFGALAAAYFRGMENDVYFQVGLLTTIGLSAKNAILIVEFAKRRFDKGRDLVDATIKACRLRLRPILMTSMAFMLGVLPLAISTGAGANSRHAIGTGVLGGMLSATVLAIFFIPLFFVLVLRIFKTKRALVGNTTPKSEV, encoded by the coding sequence ATGGCCCGGTTTTTTATTGATCGACCCATTTTTGCCTGGGTTATCGCTATTGTCATTATGCTCGCCGGCGCCTTATCCATCTTGCGTCTCCCGATCGCGCAATACCCGGAAATCGCCCCGCCTTCGGTGCAGATCACCGCGAAATATCCCGGTGCTGCAGCAAAAACCATTGAGGACAGCGTTACCCAGATCATTGAACAAAATATGAACGGGCTGGATAACCTGCTCTACATGAATTCCCAGAGTTCTTCATCGGGAACTGTCACTGTGACCCTGACCTTTGAAGCAGGGACCGACCCGGATATTGCCCAGGTGCAGGTACAGAATAAGTTGCAGCAGGCAACCAGTTTATTGCCGCAGGAAGTGCAGCAGGAAGGCGTGCAGGTCACGAAATCGAACTCAACCTTTCTCATGATTGTCGGTTTAATTTCCGAAGACGGTACCATGGATAAGAATGACCTTTCCGATTTCATGGTTTCCACCCTACGGGATCCGCTCAGCCGTACACCTGGTGTTGGTTCAATTCGTGTTTTTGGCAGCCAGTACGCCATGCGCATCTGGCTTGATCCGCATAAACTCAACAGTTATCAACTCACGCCCACTGACGTCAGCACCGCCATTGAGGCCCAGAACAATCAGGTGGCTGTCGGCGATCTCGGAGGCGTACCGAATGTTGCTGGGCAACAGGTGACTGCCAGTATGATGGCCCAGACCAAAATGAGTTCACCGGAACAGTTTGCCAAAATTCTTTTGAAGGTCAACAACGATGGCTCCCAGATTCGCCTCAGTGATGTTGCCCGGGTAGAGATAGGCGGTGAGAGTTACGATTCTCAGACCACCTTCAATGGTAAACAGGCTGCAGGTATGGCCATCATGCTGGGTACCGGTGCCAACGCCCTGGACACAGCAGAGGCTGTCCGGGAAAAACTTACCAACCTCAAGCCCTATTTCCCTTCCGGGGTATCGGTTGTCTATCCCTATGATACGACAACCTTTATCCAAATTTCCATTGAAGAGGTTGTCCATACCCTGATAGAGGCCATTGTTCTGGTCTTCTTTGTTATGTACCTCTTTCTGCAGAACTTTCGGGCAACCCTCATCCCGACGATTGCAGTGCCGGTCGTTCTTCTGGGGACCTTCGGGGTTATGTCGGTTTTTGGCTTTTCGATCAATACCCTGACCATGTTCGGACTGGTGCTGGCCATCGGTCTTTTGGTTGACGATGCCATTGTTGTAGTCGAAAACGTGGAGCGCATCATGGCAGAAGAGGGATTATCTCCCCTTGAAGCCACGCGAAAATCCATGGATCAGATCACCGGAGCCTTGATTGGTATCGCCCTGGTTCTTTCCGCGGTATTCGTGCCCATGGCCTTTTTTGGCGGATCCACAGGCGCAATCTATCGCCAGTTCTCGTTGACCATTGTTTCTGCCATGGTTCTGTCGGTATTGGTGGCCCTGATCCTGACGCCAGCGCTCTGTGCGACCATACTCAAGCCGGTCGACAAAGATCATCACGCTGAAAAAAAAGGATTTTTCGGTTGGTTCAATCGCAGCTTTGAGCGAAGTGCCGATGGCTATCGCAATACTGTTGCCTATGTGCTTAAACGGACCGGACGATTTGCCCTGATCTATATGCTGCTTATTGGCGGCATGGTTTTCCTGTTCACCAAATTACCGACCTCGTTTCTTCCCGAGGAAGATCAGGGGGTATTTTTGACCATGGTCCAGTTGCCCACCGGGGCAACCCTCTCCCGCACCCAGGGAATTTTGAATCAGGTACGCGAACATTATTTGGTTGATGAAAAAGAAAACGTTAAATCCGCCTTTACGGTAGCAGGATTCAGTTTTGCCGGTACCGGTCAGAACATGGGGATGGTTTTTGCCCAGTTGCGTGACTGGAGTGAGCGCAAACGCGATGATCAGACTGTCTTTGCGGTTATTCATCGCGGCATGATGGCCTTTGCAGGAATTAAGGAGGCCATGGTTTTCCCCTTCAATCTGCCTGCCATAACCTCGCTTGGTTCATCCACTGGTTTCGATTTCTACCTCCAGGATCGTGCGGGGCTTGGTCATGAAAAGCTGATTGAGGCTCGCAATATGTTTCTTGGCCTCGCCGCGCAAAATCCCAGCCTGGTGCGGGTGCGTCCCAACGGTATGGAAGATACGCCGCAGTACAACGTGGATATCGATTTTGAAAAGGCCATGGCCTTGGGCGTGACGGTCAGTGACATCAACACCACCCTGTCTACTGCCTGGGGATCGAGCTATGTGAATGACTTTGTTCACCAGGGAAGGGTCAAGAAAGTTTATGTGCAGGCCGATGCACCCTATCGAATGAAACCCGAGGACCTGAATCTTTGGTACGTGAGAAATGGGAGTGGCGATATGGTTCCCTTCACCACCTTCAGTTCAGGTCATTGGAGTTATGGTTCACCACGTTTGGAACGCTTTAACGGGAACTCGGCGGTGGAAATCGTTGGTGAGGCTGCTCCAGGAAAATCCAGCGGTGATGCGATGAAGATCATCGGCGAGTTGGTCGGGAAATTGCCCGCTGGCATCGGATACGAATGGACCGGTGCCTCCTTTCAGGAACAGCAGGCCGGTGCGCAGGCTCCGGCTCTGTACACCATCTCAATCCTGGTGGTTTTTCTCTGTCTTGCAGCCTTGTACGAGAGTTGGTCCGTGCCGTTTTCGGTCATCCTCGCCGTTCCCCTCGGTGTATTCGGGGCCTTGGCGGCAGCATACTTTCGGGGAATGGAAAATGATGTTTATTTTCAGGTCGGCCTTTTGACCACCATCGGATTGTCGGCTAAAAATGCCATCCTCATCGTTGAGTTTGCTAAAAGGCGTTTTGATAAGGGCAGAGACCTGGTCGATGCTACGATTAAAGCCTGTAGACTCAGGTTGCGGCCGATTCTTATGACCTCCATGGCCTTTATGCTCGGTGTTTTGCCGCTTGCCATCAGTACTGGAGCAGGTGCCAACAGTCGTCATGCAATTGGTACGGGCGTACTCGGCGGTATGCTTTCCGCCACGGTGTTGGCCATCTTCTTTATTCCTCTCTTTTTTGTTTTAGTCCTACGTATTTTTAAAACTAAAAGGGCGCTGGTGGGGAACACCACTCCCAAATCGGAGGTGTAA
- a CDS encoding efflux transporter outer membrane subunit, whose product MLASASKYMSAAALLALLGGCAMAPEYSRPTLPVAAQLPGDHRGQTGPNASSKSPVMGAELGWRDFFVDPKLQSIITTALANNRDLRVSALNIASYQAQYQIQRAALFPSISGTGSGTKQRTYSGGNHVTLEYYSASVGISSYELDFFGRVRSLKDQALEQYLAMEETHRSAQISLVAEVAGAYLTWLTDKELLAITEDTKRTEEESYKLIEQRATEGMATQLDLAQARTSLETAKANLAMYQRQVAQDVNNLTLLTGASLPTLEKEGKGLNEQMALAVPPVRLSSSVLLQRPDILAAEHTLKAANAEIGAARAAFFPSISLTASAGKISGDLSDLFDGNSGAWLFTPSISLPIFTAGRLKAELDVAKISKDVSVANYELAIQTAFREVADALVGGETYERQLVAQKANLAANQEYYTLAKERYQQGLDSFLTLLDAQRSLYTARQNCLSLRLAQQLNRINLYKVLGGGWNEHTPKVETNSKAL is encoded by the coding sequence ATGTTGGCCTCAGCATCCAAATATATGTCTGCCGCAGCACTGCTCGCACTTTTAGGCGGCTGCGCCATGGCTCCTGAATATTCACGACCGACGCTGCCGGTTGCCGCTCAACTGCCTGGTGATCATAGAGGGCAGACGGGACCGAACGCGTCGTCGAAATCCCCGGTGATGGGAGCTGAATTGGGCTGGCGCGATTTTTTTGTCGATCCGAAGCTGCAGTCCATAATCACAACCGCGCTTGCCAATAATCGGGATTTGCGGGTATCGGCATTGAATATAGCCAGTTATCAGGCGCAGTACCAAATCCAGCGGGCAGCACTGTTCCCCAGTATCAGCGGAACAGGTTCCGGGACCAAGCAGCGGACCTACAGCGGTGGTAATCATGTAACCCTGGAATACTACTCAGCCTCAGTGGGAATCTCCTCCTACGAACTTGATTTCTTCGGACGTGTTCGCAGCCTGAAAGATCAGGCGCTCGAACAGTACCTGGCCATGGAGGAAACCCATCGCAGCGCACAGATCAGTCTGGTGGCCGAGGTCGCTGGGGCCTATCTCACCTGGCTGACCGATAAAGAACTGCTGGCAATTACCGAGGACACCAAACGAACCGAGGAGGAGTCCTACAAACTTATCGAGCAGCGGGCGACAGAGGGCATGGCAACCCAGCTTGATCTGGCGCAGGCACGAACCAGTCTGGAAACCGCCAAGGCCAACCTCGCCATGTATCAACGGCAGGTCGCTCAGGATGTCAATAACCTCACCCTGTTGACCGGCGCCTCGTTGCCGACCCTTGAAAAAGAAGGGAAGGGACTCAACGAACAGATGGCGCTTGCTGTTCCTCCGGTCCGTCTTTCTTCCTCTGTTCTTCTTCAGCGGCCTGATATTTTAGCCGCGGAGCATACCCTGAAAGCGGCCAATGCCGAAATCGGTGCTGCCAGGGCCGCATTTTTTCCAAGTATCAGCCTGACCGCCAGTGCAGGGAAAATCAGCGGTGATCTTTCCGATCTTTTTGACGGCAATTCAGGCGCCTGGTTGTTCACCCCGAGCATCAGTCTGCCGATTTTTACCGCTGGCCGTCTCAAGGCTGAGTTGGATGTGGCCAAAATCAGTAAAGATGTTTCGGTGGCCAACTATGAATTGGCAATTCAGACTGCTTTTCGCGAGGTCGCCGATGCATTGGTTGGCGGAGAGACCTATGAACGGCAGTTGGTGGCGCAAAAGGCCAATCTTGCGGCCAATCAGGAGTATTACACCCTGGCCAAGGAGCGTTACCAGCAAGGATTGGATAGCTTCCTTACCTTGCTCGATGCCCAGCGATCACTCTACACGGCTCGACAGAATTGCCTCAGCCTGAGACTGGCGCAGCAGCTCAATCGAATCAATCTGTATAAGGTGTTGGGTGGGGGGTGGAACGAACATACCCCGAAGGTTGAGACCAATAGCAAGGCTTTGTGA
- a CDS encoding efflux RND transporter periplasmic adaptor subunit, which yields MQSAASLVIVLSIFFLAGCFQETKSEQKGKKPRPAIPVSTALSASRTIPVELEATGHVEAANTVEIRSQITGILQKVHFSEGQDLRAGGLLFSIDPRPYAAELAKAEALLTKDRADLENARRDLARYLPAAARGLVSREQADQAQTLVATLSASIKADLAAIEGARLNLGFCSIRAPFSGRAGELLSDQGNLIKANADTPMVTIKSLNPILVTFTLPGRHLQEIMTSQQQHPLETLVRVATNQDPIEGRLVFIDNAVDPTTGVIKLKSEFANSDLRLWPGQLVDIRLHLTDKSDVLVVPSQAVQMGQQGPYVFVVDADHKAEYRLVTAEMRYHGYTVIGQGLKGGEKVVTDGQMLLENGTKIVERNDKTGKKASGQP from the coding sequence TTGCAAAGCGCAGCCTCCCTGGTAATTGTGCTCTCCATTTTTTTCCTTGCCGGCTGTTTTCAGGAAACGAAATCGGAACAAAAAGGGAAAAAACCGCGACCGGCCATTCCGGTAAGCACCGCCCTCAGCGCGTCCCGCACCATTCCGGTCGAACTCGAGGCGACCGGCCATGTGGAGGCCGCAAACACGGTGGAAATCCGCTCGCAGATCACCGGAATTTTGCAGAAGGTCCATTTCAGCGAGGGCCAGGACCTGCGCGCAGGCGGCCTGCTCTTTTCCATCGATCCCCGCCCCTATGCGGCTGAACTGGCCAAGGCTGAGGCGCTTTTGACGAAAGACAGGGCTGATCTGGAAAACGCCCGCCGCGACCTGGCCCGTTATCTCCCGGCAGCGGCCCGTGGCCTGGTTTCCCGCGAACAGGCGGATCAGGCCCAAACTCTGGTTGCGACCCTAAGCGCCTCCATCAAGGCCGATCTGGCTGCCATTGAAGGCGCCCGCCTCAACCTCGGCTTCTGCTCGATCAGGGCACCGTTTTCCGGTCGTGCCGGCGAATTGCTCAGCGATCAGGGCAACCTGATCAAGGCCAATGCGGACACCCCCATGGTCACGATCAAAAGTTTGAACCCGATTCTGGTCACCTTCACCCTGCCAGGTCGACACCTGCAGGAAATCATGACCTCCCAGCAGCAGCATCCCCTGGAGACCCTGGTCCGGGTGGCAACAAATCAAGATCCGATCGAGGGCCGGCTGGTCTTTATCGACAATGCAGTTGACCCAACCACCGGCGTCATCAAACTCAAGTCCGAGTTCGCCAACAGCGACCTGCGGCTCTGGCCGGGCCAACTGGTCGACATCCGCCTTCATCTCACCGATAAATCGGATGTCCTGGTGGTTCCTTCCCAGGCCGTGCAGATGGGGCAACAGGGCCCCTATGTCTTTGTGGTGGATGCGGATCACAAGGCGGAGTATCGCCTGGTCACTGCGGAGATGCGTTACCACGGGTACACGGTTATCGGCCAGGGACTGAAAGGAGGGGAAAAGGTGGTCACCGACGGTCAGATGCTGCTCGAAAACGGGACCAAGATCGTGGAACGAAACGACAAGACCGGGAAAAAGGCCTCAGGGCAGCCATGA
- a CDS encoding efflux RND transporter periplasmic adaptor subunit: protein MNLMKKRNLIWVTALLFGLTLSACKEEGVQKAAALAPVEVDVIALQSEPIELSVELPGRTAAFRIAEVRPQVSGIIQKRLFIEGTEVKAGQLLYQIDPATYQAAYDSAKAALAKAEAQEKSDKIKADRYRVLVRTKAVSEQEQIEMEAAWKQSVADIASAKASLATARINLDYTKVTAPITGRIGKSSVTEGALVTAQQSSALATIQQLDPMYVDVNQSSTELIRLKKEVAAGLNSGGEKPKSAVNVILDDGSAYDQTGSLEFSDVTVNQSTGTVTLRAIVANPKHELLPGMFVRARIDKGLQPEALLVPAASIQRNSKGQATVMVVGKGSSVEGRIIETGQNIGDRVLVISGLQVGDQVIVAGLQKVRAGALVNPVVKQQLAANQAASSQNAAKTE, encoded by the coding sequence CAGCGTTGTTGTTTGGCCTCACCTTATCCGCCTGCAAAGAGGAGGGGGTGCAGAAGGCTGCGGCTCTTGCTCCGGTAGAGGTGGATGTCATTGCTCTCCAATCTGAACCCATTGAATTATCTGTGGAATTACCAGGGCGTACGGCAGCCTTTAGAATAGCTGAAGTTCGACCCCAGGTAAGTGGCATCATTCAAAAACGACTTTTCATAGAGGGAACCGAAGTCAAAGCAGGGCAACTCTTGTACCAGATCGATCCGGCCACCTATCAGGCTGCCTACGACAGTGCCAAAGCGGCTTTAGCAAAGGCTGAGGCCCAGGAAAAATCGGATAAAATCAAGGCCGACCGTTATCGAGTTCTGGTGCGAACCAAGGCCGTAAGCGAGCAGGAACAGATTGAAATGGAGGCTGCATGGAAACAGTCGGTCGCCGATATTGCATCAGCCAAGGCATCCTTGGCTACAGCTCGCATCAACCTGGACTACACCAAGGTGACCGCACCCATTACTGGTCGAATCGGCAAATCCTCCGTCACGGAAGGTGCCCTTGTAACCGCACAACAGAGTTCGGCATTGGCTACCATTCAGCAGCTTGATCCCATGTATGTTGACGTCAACCAGTCGAGTACCGAATTGATCCGGCTGAAAAAGGAAGTTGCTGCCGGTCTCAACAGCGGAGGCGAAAAACCGAAATCAGCGGTCAATGTTATCCTTGATGACGGATCCGCATATGACCAAACCGGAAGTTTGGAGTTTTCCGATGTAACCGTTAATCAGAGCACGGGAACCGTTACCCTGCGTGCCATTGTTGCCAACCCCAAGCATGAATTGTTGCCAGGTATGTTTGTTCGCGCTCGAATCGATAAGGGATTGCAGCCTGAAGCATTGTTGGTTCCAGCGGCAAGTATACAGCGCAACAGTAAAGGTCAAGCAACGGTTATGGTGGTTGGAAAAGGATCTTCCGTCGAAGGCCGCATCATTGAAACCGGTCAGAATATCGGTGACCGTGTGCTTGTAATTTCAGGATTGCAGGTTGGAGACCAGGTGATCGTTGCCGGATTGCAAAAAGTTCGTGCTGGTGCGCTGGTCAATCCGGTTGTTAAACAACAACTCGCAGCCAATCAGGCGGCTTCCTCTCAAAACGCAGCAAAAACGGAGTAA
- a CDS encoding TetR family transcriptional regulator — protein sequence MARRTKEEALETRKSIIDAAVNVIAKKGVANASLTDIAKEAGVTRGAIYWHFANKADLLNALWEQVLEFYAPLTEASERVEEPDPLGKLEELYVSFFAGMVDDPLQQQLFRILFDEGDRSKDTETIRNRHQALRLERYHGIQLVLNNALRRGQIPQGFDVQMGTVTIFSMLHGLIANWVMNPELVDIKKHGPMVVKMVFQMFRSSTPMDQSRATA from the coding sequence ATGGCACGACGAACCAAAGAAGAGGCTCTGGAGACACGCAAGTCCATAATTGATGCGGCTGTCAATGTTATTGCAAAAAAAGGTGTGGCCAATGCGTCGCTGACTGATATTGCCAAGGAAGCGGGCGTCACCCGGGGGGCGATCTATTGGCATTTCGCCAACAAGGCGGATTTACTCAACGCTCTTTGGGAACAGGTGTTGGAGTTTTACGCCCCATTGACAGAGGCCAGTGAACGCGTCGAAGAACCCGATCCGTTGGGCAAACTGGAGGAGCTCTACGTCTCCTTTTTTGCCGGCATGGTGGACGATCCTCTCCAACAGCAGCTCTTTCGCATTCTTTTTGACGAGGGGGATCGCAGCAAGGATACCGAGACTATCCGGAACCGCCATCAGGCGTTGCGTTTGGAACGGTACCATGGGATACAGCTTGTGTTGAACAATGCTCTGCGACGCGGTCAGATTCCCCAGGGATTTGATGTGCAAATGGGGACTGTGACCATTTTTTCCATGCTGCATGGACTTATTGCCAACTGGGTAATGAACCCTGAACTGGTTGACATCAAAAAGCATGGCCCGATGGTGGTGAAAATGGTCTTTCAGATGTTTCGTTCCTCAACGCCGATGGACCAATCGAGGGCAACTGCATAG